One genomic region from Colletes latitarsis isolate SP2378_abdomen chromosome 10, iyColLati1, whole genome shotgun sequence encodes:
- the Mrpl21 gene encoding mitochondrial ribosomal protein L21 isoform X2: protein MATLTGFSRLFNFATSTCLRRISPASVYKQYYPALKLWDIASASYRTTYKLPWFREPPSCQEIVPEYDEKKEKEAAVVINEINKQINTQSTGRLFAVIHLCGTQYKITENDIIIVSGHWLPTIGDKLKLEKVLLVGSSDFTLIGRPILNRELVSVDATVIQKTLSHTITRFRMKKRKQFRRMNFYRIHRTMLRINSITINGDIDKKKEVEGLDRIY, encoded by the exons ATGGCGACTTTGACCGGTTTCTCGAGACTCTTTAATTTTGCTACGAGTACATGTCTCAGAAGGATTTCACCGGCTTCGGTGTACAAACAGTACTATCCAG CTCTAAAATTATGGGATATAGCATCAGCTAGTTACAGAACTACGTATAAGCTACCTTGGTTTCGCGAACCACCAAGCTGTCAAGAAATAGTGCCAGAATatgatgaaaaaaaagaaaaagaagctgCTG TTGTAATAAATGAGATTAacaaacaaataaatacacaatCGACTGGCCGCTTATTTGCAGTTATACATTTGTGTGGAACGCAATATAAGATTACAGAAAATGATATTATAATTGTCAGTGGTCACTGGCTACCCACCATAGGAGATAAAttaaaactggaaaaagtattacttGTCGGTAGTTCGGACTTCACGCTTATTGGAAGACCAATTCTGAACAGGGAATTAGTATCGGTCGATGCAACTGTGATTCAGAAAACTTTATCTCACACAATAACTCGTTTTAgaatgaaaaaaagaaaacaatttcGTAGAATGAATT TTTACAGAATACACCGGACAATGCTAAGAATAAATTCTATAACTATAAACGGAGATATCGACAAAAAGAAAGAAGTGGAGGGCTTAGATAGAATATATTga
- the Mrpl21 gene encoding mitochondrial ribosomal protein L21 isoform X1: MATLTGFSRLFNFATSTCLRRISPASVYKQYYPGSLKLWDIASASYRTTYKLPWFREPPSCQEIVPEYDEKKEKEAAVVINEINKQINTQSTGRLFAVIHLCGTQYKITENDIIIVSGHWLPTIGDKLKLEKVLLVGSSDFTLIGRPILNRELVSVDATVIQKTLSHTITRFRMKKRKQFRRMNFYRIHRTMLRINSITINGDIDKKKEVEGLDRIY, encoded by the exons ATGGCGACTTTGACCGGTTTCTCGAGACTCTTTAATTTTGCTACGAGTACATGTCTCAGAAGGATTTCACCGGCTTCGGTGTACAAACAGTACTATCCAGGTT CTCTAAAATTATGGGATATAGCATCAGCTAGTTACAGAACTACGTATAAGCTACCTTGGTTTCGCGAACCACCAAGCTGTCAAGAAATAGTGCCAGAATatgatgaaaaaaaagaaaaagaagctgCTG TTGTAATAAATGAGATTAacaaacaaataaatacacaatCGACTGGCCGCTTATTTGCAGTTATACATTTGTGTGGAACGCAATATAAGATTACAGAAAATGATATTATAATTGTCAGTGGTCACTGGCTACCCACCATAGGAGATAAAttaaaactggaaaaagtattacttGTCGGTAGTTCGGACTTCACGCTTATTGGAAGACCAATTCTGAACAGGGAATTAGTATCGGTCGATGCAACTGTGATTCAGAAAACTTTATCTCACACAATAACTCGTTTTAgaatgaaaaaaagaaaacaatttcGTAGAATGAATT TTTACAGAATACACCGGACAATGCTAAGAATAAATTCTATAACTATAAACGGAGATATCGACAAAAAGAAAGAAGTGGAGGGCTTAGATAGAATATATTga